A part of Amycolatopsis camponoti genomic DNA contains:
- the pucL gene encoding factor-independent urate hydroxylase, with the protein MAITLGPNQYGKAEVRLVTVRRDGPVHHLKDLTVSTSLRGELAATHLTGDNAGVLATDTQKNTVYAFAKEAPVGEIEDFALRLARHFTGTQGNITGARVKVDEHGWDRIAVGGEPHDHAFSRSGDERRTTAVTIRDGRAWVVSGIDGLTLLKSTGSEFHGFPRDEYTTLAETDDRILATAVTAKWRYEGEGIDWAESHREIRRLMLETFATKHSLSLQQTLYAMGAAVLEARPEVAEVRLSLPNKHHFLVDLSPFGLKNDNEVFYAADRPYGLIEGTILRDDAEDPGPAWDIH; encoded by the coding sequence GTGGCCATCACCCTGGGCCCCAACCAGTACGGCAAGGCGGAGGTCCGCCTGGTGACGGTGCGCCGCGACGGCCCCGTGCACCACCTGAAGGACCTCACCGTCTCGACGTCGCTGCGCGGCGAGCTCGCCGCGACGCACCTCACCGGCGACAACGCGGGCGTGCTCGCGACCGACACGCAGAAGAACACCGTGTACGCCTTCGCGAAGGAGGCGCCGGTCGGCGAGATCGAGGACTTCGCGCTGCGCCTGGCGCGGCACTTCACCGGCACGCAGGGGAACATCACCGGCGCGCGGGTCAAGGTCGACGAGCACGGCTGGGACCGGATCGCCGTCGGCGGCGAGCCGCACGACCACGCGTTCAGCCGTTCCGGCGACGAACGGCGCACGACCGCGGTGACGATCCGCGACGGCCGGGCGTGGGTGGTGTCCGGCATCGACGGCCTGACCCTGCTCAAGTCGACCGGCTCGGAGTTCCACGGCTTCCCGCGCGACGAGTACACGACGCTCGCCGAGACCGACGACCGGATTCTCGCGACGGCTGTCACGGCGAAGTGGCGCTACGAGGGCGAGGGCATCGACTGGGCCGAGAGCCACCGCGAGATCCGGCGGCTGATGCTCGAGACGTTCGCGACGAAGCACAGCCTTTCGCTCCAGCAGACGCTCTACGCGATGGGAGCGGCGGTACTGGAGGCGCGGCCGGAGGTAGCCGAGGTGCGGCTGTCGCTGCCGAACAAGCACCACTTCCTGGTGGACCTGAGCCCGTTCGGGCTGAAGAACGACAACGAAGTGTTCTACGCGGCGGACAGGCCGTACGGCCTGATCGAGGGCACGATCCTGCGCGACGACGCCGAGGACCCGGGCCCGGCTTGGGACATCCACTAG
- the uraH gene encoding hydroxyisourate hydrolase: MSLVTTHVLDTASGRPAPGIAVRFETAEGKPIADGHTDDDGRIRDLGPETLDPGAYRLVFDTGAYLGPDAFFPEVALTFRISDGTAHHHVPLLLSPFAYSTYRGS; encoded by the coding sequence GTGAGCCTCGTGACCACCCATGTCCTGGACACGGCGAGCGGGCGCCCCGCGCCGGGGATCGCCGTCCGGTTCGAGACCGCCGAGGGGAAGCCGATCGCCGACGGGCACACCGACGACGACGGCCGCATCCGCGACCTCGGCCCCGAAACCCTGGACCCCGGCGCCTACCGGCTGGTCTTCGACACCGGCGCCTACCTGGGGCCGGACGCCTTCTTCCCGGAGGTGGCCCTCACCTTCCGGATCTCCGACGGCACCGCGCACCACCACGTGCCGCTCCTGCTCAGCCCGTTCGCCTATTCGACCTACCGAGGGAGCTGA
- the uraD gene encoding 2-oxo-4-hydroxy-4-carboxy-5-ureidoimidazoline decarboxylase codes for MPLTLTDFNAADADDVRPALTACLAVPRWVDAILGHRPYESRDALRAAAQLPLSSDEIRQAMAAHPRIGEKPKQHGTEGDWSRSEQSGVDNADAFAAANAEYEAKFGHVYLVCASGRSGEELLKILESRLDNDPATELAVAGRELLKIAELRLAKAVTA; via the coding sequence GTGCCGCTCACCCTCACCGACTTCAACGCCGCCGACGCCGATGACGTGCGTCCGGCGTTGACCGCCTGCCTCGCCGTCCCCCGATGGGTGGACGCGATTCTCGGCCATCGGCCGTACGAAAGCCGCGATGCGCTGCGAGCTGCCGCCCAGCTGCCCCTGAGCAGCGACGAAATCCGGCAGGCCATGGCCGCCCACCCCCGGATCGGGGAAAAGCCGAAGCAGCACGGCACCGAGGGCGACTGGTCGCGCTCGGAACAGTCCGGTGTGGACAACGCCGATGCCTTCGCCGCCGCGAATGCCGAGTACGAAGCCAAGTTCGGGCACGTCTACCTCGTCTGCGCGAGCGGCCGCAGCGGGGAAGAACTGTTGAAGATCCTCGAAAGCCGGCTGGACAACGACCCCGCGACCGAACTGGCCGTCGCCGGTCGGGAGCTGCTGAAGATCGCCGAACTCCGACTCGCGAAAGCGGTGACCGCGTGA
- a CDS encoding helix-turn-helix domain-containing protein, which translates to MRLEAEFTSEPFHGEGSPPEHALAARDAAAEAGLETDFGPLGTLARGEAKELFEALPAIAKAAMEGGATQVTLQVRRADPRTDAPAVTKPAPGGAAPVELTDALARLIADVEREVGAKLGDLDRPGKQRAVRLLRERGAFGLRKSVSSVADALGVTRFTVYNYLNREVD; encoded by the coding sequence GTGCGGCTTGAAGCGGAGTTCACGAGCGAACCGTTCCACGGCGAGGGTTCGCCGCCCGAGCACGCGCTCGCCGCGCGGGACGCCGCCGCGGAAGCGGGACTGGAGACGGACTTCGGGCCGCTCGGGACGCTCGCACGGGGCGAGGCGAAGGAGCTTTTCGAGGCCCTCCCGGCGATCGCGAAGGCGGCGATGGAAGGGGGTGCCACGCAGGTCACCCTGCAGGTACGCCGAGCCGATCCGCGGACCGACGCACCCGCCGTCACGAAGCCCGCACCCGGGGGCGCCGCGCCGGTCGAACTGACCGACGCCCTCGCCCGGCTCATCGCCGATGTCGAACGCGAAGTGGGCGCCAAGCTCGGCGACCTCGACCGGCCCGGCAAGCAGCGCGCCGTCCGGTTGCTGCGTGAACGCGGGGCCTTCGGCCTGCGGAAATCCGTCTCGTCGGTGGCCGACGCGCTGGGGGTCACGCGGTTCACCGTCTACAACTACCTCAACCGGGAAGTGGACTGA
- the allB gene encoding allantoinase AllB: MELVVRAARAVTAEGEVPATLGVDGGRIVAVEPGGASLSGDREIDLGDDVVLLPGLVDTHVHVNDPGRAEWEGFETATRAAAAGGVTTIVDMPLNSLPPTVDVAALEVKRKAAAGRVHVDVGFWGGAIPGNVGDLRGLHDAGVFGFKCFLLHSGVDEFPPLDPAGLDEALRELSSFDALMIVHAEDAHEIDEAPEPHGGRYVDFLRSRPRAAENLAITHVIEAARRNDARAHILHLSSAEALPLVASARRDGVALTAETCPHYLSFIAEEIRDGATQFKCCPPIREAANRELLWSGLADGVIDTVVSDHSPCTPELKRFDSGDFGLAWGGISSLQLGLPAIWTQARQRGFALTDVVRWMAERTAAQAGMRRKGHLAVGYDADFCVFAPEEAFVVDVAKLKHRNPVSAYDRRPLAGVVRSTWLRGTEITGDEPRGALLTRGDC; this comes from the coding sequence ATGGAACTTGTGGTGCGCGCGGCCCGGGCTGTCACGGCCGAGGGCGAGGTTCCGGCGACTCTCGGCGTCGACGGCGGCCGGATCGTCGCTGTCGAACCCGGCGGCGCTTCGCTGTCCGGCGACCGCGAAATCGACCTCGGCGACGACGTCGTGCTGCTGCCGGGACTCGTCGACACGCACGTCCACGTCAACGATCCCGGCCGCGCCGAGTGGGAGGGCTTCGAGACGGCGACCCGCGCGGCGGCCGCGGGCGGGGTGACCACGATCGTGGACATGCCGCTCAACAGCCTGCCGCCGACGGTCGACGTCGCGGCGCTGGAGGTCAAGCGCAAGGCGGCGGCCGGCCGCGTGCACGTCGACGTCGGCTTCTGGGGCGGCGCGATCCCCGGCAACGTCGGGGATCTGCGTGGCCTGCACGACGCCGGAGTGTTCGGCTTCAAGTGCTTCCTGCTCCACTCGGGCGTCGACGAGTTCCCGCCGCTCGACCCGGCGGGACTCGACGAAGCGTTGCGGGAACTGAGTTCCTTCGACGCGCTGATGATCGTCCACGCCGAGGACGCGCACGAGATCGACGAAGCACCGGAGCCGCACGGCGGTCGCTATGTCGACTTCCTGCGGTCCCGGCCACGCGCGGCGGAGAACCTCGCGATCACGCACGTCATCGAAGCGGCCCGCCGCAACGACGCCCGCGCGCACATCCTGCACCTGTCCTCGGCGGAGGCTCTGCCGCTGGTCGCTTCGGCGCGCCGCGACGGGGTGGCGCTGACGGCCGAGACCTGCCCGCACTACCTGAGCTTCATCGCGGAGGAGATCCGCGACGGCGCGACGCAGTTCAAGTGCTGCCCGCCGATCCGGGAGGCGGCCAACCGCGAGCTGCTCTGGAGCGGGCTCGCCGACGGCGTGATCGACACCGTCGTCAGCGACCATTCACCGTGCACCCCGGAGCTGAAACGCTTCGACAGCGGCGATTTCGGGCTCGCCTGGGGCGGGATCTCCAGCTTGCAGCTGGGGCTGCCGGCGATCTGGACGCAGGCGCGGCAGCGCGGGTTCGCGCTCACCGACGTCGTCCGCTGGATGGCCGAGCGGACGGCCGCGCAGGCCGGGATGCGCCGCAAGGGCCACCTCGCGGTGGGCTACGACGCCGACTTCTGCGTGTTCGCGCCGGAGGAGGCGTTCGTGGTCGACGTCGCGAAGCTGAAGCACCGCAACCCGGTCAGCGCGTACGACCGGCGGCCGCTCGCCGGCGTCGTGCGCTCGACCTGGTTGCGGGGCACCGAAATCACCGGTGACGAGCCCCGCGGCGCGTTGCTGACCCGGGGGGACTGCTGA
- the alc gene encoding allantoicase — MEAALSDRPDRPVWTDLPDLASRRFGGTVMWATDELFAEKENLVNPWTPAHRAETFGPKGQVYDGWETRRHREPGDDQAVVRLGLAGTVTGVVVDTAFFKGNYPPFVSVEAASVPGYPSAAELSEADWDVLVDRAPAAGHTENFYAINGSRRYTHVRLTQHPDGGVARLRVHGTPIPDPELLDLDALDLAALENGALVTGCSNKFYSSPNNVLSPGLAAHQAEGWETARRRDDGNDWLTLRLAGAGIVRFAELDTSNLKGNAPGWASVSGRDTYGEWVTLLPKTRLQPDTRHRFALKDGPEVTEARLDIYPDGGLARLRLFGRLTEAGRTNVKARFAKTR, encoded by the coding sequence ATGGAGGCTGCCTTGTCCGACCGCCCTGACCGTCCTGTGTGGACGGATTTGCCCGACCTCGCGTCACGCCGCTTCGGCGGGACGGTGATGTGGGCGACCGACGAGCTGTTCGCCGAGAAGGAGAACCTGGTCAACCCGTGGACGCCGGCGCACCGCGCCGAGACGTTCGGCCCGAAGGGCCAGGTCTACGACGGCTGGGAGACCCGCCGCCACCGCGAGCCGGGCGACGACCAGGCCGTGGTCAGGCTCGGCCTGGCCGGCACGGTCACCGGCGTCGTCGTCGACACGGCGTTCTTCAAGGGCAACTACCCGCCGTTCGTCTCGGTCGAGGCGGCATCGGTACCGGGCTACCCGTCGGCGGCCGAACTGTCCGAAGCGGACTGGGACGTCCTGGTCGACCGCGCCCCCGCGGCGGGCCACACGGAGAACTTCTACGCGATCAACGGTTCGCGTCGCTACACGCACGTCAGGTTGACCCAGCACCCGGACGGCGGAGTGGCGCGCCTGCGCGTGCACGGCACCCCGATCCCGGACCCGGAACTGCTGGACCTGGACGCGCTCGACCTGGCGGCCCTGGAGAACGGTGCCCTGGTCACCGGCTGCAGCAACAAGTTCTATTCGTCGCCGAACAACGTGCTCTCACCGGGACTGGCAGCGCACCAGGCCGAAGGCTGGGAGACGGCCCGCCGCCGCGACGACGGTAACGACTGGCTGACGCTGCGCCTGGCGGGCGCGGGCATCGTCCGGTTCGCCGAGCTGGACACGAGCAACCTCAAGGGCAACGCCCCGGGCTGGGCGTCGGTCAGCGGCCGCGACACGTACGGCGAGTGGGTCACGCTGTTGCCGAAGACCCGCCTGCAGCCGGACACCCGCCACCGCTTCGCGCTGAAGGACGGCCCGGAGGTCACGGAGGCCCGTCTGGACATCTACCCGGACGGCGGGTTGGCCCGCCTCCGCCTGTTCGGCCGGCTCACCGAAGCGGGCCGGACGAACGTGAAGGCCCGGTTCGCCAAAACGCGGTGA
- a CDS encoding MBL fold metallo-hydrolase, with translation MTENLAITLSGGPTALLELGGVRLLTDPTFDAPGDHPVGNRVLVKTEDSVLTEDAVGVVDAVLLSHDQHPDNLDDRGRAYLGTVPLTLVTPSGAERLGGTARGLEPWEEAQVGRLTVTAVPALHGPEGAEATTGEVTGFVLGGDGLPTVYVSGDNASVELVRKIASRFRVDIAVLFAGAARTAFFDGAPLTLTSANAAEAAKVLGAAKVVPLHFRGWQHFSEGPDALRKEFEAAGLADRLVLLEPGERAEV, from the coding sequence ATGACCGAGAACCTGGCGATCACCTTGTCCGGTGGCCCGACCGCACTCCTGGAGCTGGGCGGTGTCCGGCTGCTCACCGACCCGACCTTCGACGCACCCGGCGACCACCCGGTCGGCAACCGCGTGCTGGTCAAAACCGAGGACTCGGTGCTGACCGAAGACGCGGTCGGTGTGGTGGACGCCGTGTTGCTGTCGCACGACCAGCATCCCGACAACCTGGACGATCGCGGCCGGGCCTACCTCGGAACGGTGCCGCTGACTCTGGTCACACCCAGCGGGGCCGAGCGGCTGGGCGGGACCGCGCGGGGGCTCGAGCCATGGGAGGAGGCTCAGGTCGGACGGTTGACCGTGACCGCAGTCCCGGCGTTGCACGGGCCGGAGGGCGCCGAGGCGACGACCGGCGAGGTCACCGGGTTCGTGCTCGGCGGCGACGGCCTGCCGACGGTGTACGTCAGCGGGGACAACGCGTCGGTCGAACTGGTGCGGAAGATCGCGTCGCGGTTCCGGGTCGACATCGCGGTGCTGTTCGCCGGCGCGGCGCGGACGGCTTTCTTCGACGGCGCTCCGCTGACGTTGACCAGTGCGAACGCCGCCGAGGCAGCGAAGGTGCTCGGCGCGGCGAAGGTGGTGCCCCTGCACTTCCGCGGCTGGCAGCACTTCAGCGAAGGGCCGGACGCGCTCCGGAAGGAGTTCGAGGCGGCCGGCCTCGCCGACCGGCTCGTGCTGCTCGAGCCTGGCGAGCGCGCGGAGGTCTGA
- a CDS encoding CoA-binding protein: MTYAVGAVERRAILDRTKSVTLVGASANPARPSYFVATYLLSSTRYEVNFVNPRLDTLFGKPVYASLKDVPGEPDLVSVFRKHDDLPQVAEEVIDAGARTLWLQLGLWHEPAADRARAAGLDVVMNRCVKIEHARFAGGLHLAGFNTGVISSRRQTAP; the protein is encoded by the coding sequence ATGACGTACGCGGTGGGAGCCGTCGAGCGGCGGGCGATCCTCGACCGGACGAAATCGGTGACACTGGTGGGCGCGTCCGCGAACCCGGCGCGGCCCAGTTACTTCGTGGCGACGTACCTGCTCTCGTCGACGCGCTACGAGGTCAACTTCGTGAACCCGCGGCTGGACACGTTGTTCGGGAAACCGGTGTACGCCTCGCTCAAGGACGTACCGGGAGAACCGGACCTGGTCAGCGTGTTCCGGAAGCACGATGACCTGCCGCAGGTGGCCGAAGAGGTGATCGACGCCGGCGCGCGGACGCTGTGGCTGCAGCTCGGGCTCTGGCACGAGCCGGCGGCCGACCGGGCGCGGGCGGCCGGGCTGGACGTCGTCATGAACCGGTGCGTCAAGATCGAACACGCGCGCTTCGCCGGCGGGCTCCACCTGGCCGGGTTCAACACCGGCGTGATCAGCTCACGGAGGCAGACGGCGCCCTAG
- a CDS encoding O-acetylhomoserine aminocarboxypropyltransferase/cysteine synthase family protein: MSERTWGFRTRALHAGGTPDPATGARAVPIYQTTSFVFEDAADAANLFALQKYGNIYSRIGNPTVAAFEERIASLEGAIGGVATASGQAAEFLTFSALAEAGEHIVSASGLYGGTVTQLTGTLRRFGVETTFVSGGIDDYAAAITDRTRLLYTEVIGNPGGGIADLAALADLAHSHDIPLVVDATLATPYLCRPIEHGADIVLHSATKFLGGHGTTLGGIVVESGKFDWGNGKFPRMTETVESYGGLRYWENFGEYAFCTRLRAEQLRDIGAALSPHSAFLLLQGVETLPQRMDAHVANARAVAEYLEADPRVAWVSYAGLPAHPHHDLAKKYLPAGPGAVFSFGIDGGRAAGETFVESVELLSHLANVGDARTLVIHPASTTHAQLSEDQLAAAGVGPDLIRLSIGLEDVDDILWDLDQALGKAVAG, from the coding sequence ATGAGTGAACGCACCTGGGGTTTCCGCACCCGAGCACTGCACGCGGGCGGCACCCCCGATCCGGCGACCGGCGCGCGGGCCGTGCCGATCTACCAGACCACGAGCTTCGTCTTCGAGGACGCCGCCGACGCGGCGAACCTCTTCGCGCTGCAGAAGTACGGCAACATCTACAGCCGCATCGGGAACCCGACCGTCGCCGCGTTCGAGGAGCGGATCGCCAGCCTCGAGGGCGCCATCGGCGGCGTCGCCACCGCGAGCGGGCAGGCCGCGGAGTTCCTCACCTTCAGCGCGCTCGCCGAGGCGGGTGAGCACATCGTGTCGGCGAGCGGTCTCTACGGCGGCACGGTGACCCAGCTGACCGGCACGCTCCGGCGGTTCGGCGTGGAGACGACCTTCGTCAGCGGCGGCATCGACGACTACGCCGCCGCGATCACCGACCGGACCCGGCTGCTCTACACCGAGGTGATCGGCAACCCCGGTGGCGGCATCGCCGACCTCGCGGCACTCGCGGATCTCGCGCACTCCCACGACATCCCGCTGGTGGTGGACGCGACGCTGGCGACGCCTTACCTGTGCCGTCCGATCGAGCACGGCGCCGACATCGTGCTGCACTCGGCGACGAAGTTCCTCGGCGGTCACGGGACGACGCTCGGCGGGATCGTCGTCGAGTCCGGGAAGTTCGACTGGGGCAACGGGAAGTTCCCGCGGATGACCGAGACCGTGGAGAGCTACGGCGGCCTGAGGTACTGGGAGAACTTCGGCGAGTACGCGTTCTGCACGCGGCTGCGTGCCGAGCAGCTGCGGGACATCGGCGCGGCCCTGTCGCCGCACTCGGCTTTCCTGTTGCTGCAAGGGGTCGAGACGCTCCCGCAGCGGATGGACGCGCACGTGGCCAACGCCAGGGCGGTCGCCGAGTACCTCGAAGCGGACCCACGGGTGGCCTGGGTGTCCTACGCCGGACTGCCGGCCCACCCGCACCACGACCTGGCGAAGAAGTACCTGCCCGCCGGGCCGGGCGCGGTGTTCTCGTTCGGCATCGACGGTGGCCGGGCGGCGGGTGAGACGTTCGTCGAGTCGGTGGAGCTGCTGTCGCACCTGGCGAACGTCGGGGACGCGCGGACCCTCGTGATCCACCCGGCGTCGACCACGCACGCGCAGCTGTCGGAGGACCAGCTCGCGGCCGCGGGGGTCGGGCCCGACCTCATCCGGCTGTCGATCGGCCTGGAAGACGTCGACGACATCCTCTGGGACCTCGACCAGGCACTGGGCAAGGCGGTGGCCGGATGA
- a CDS encoding DUF3887 domain-containing protein: MPKHGPLAEVGEALRKVRAAEATLREAVEAAREAGHTWQEIGDLLGTSRQAAFQRFGRPVDPATGVSMVELNPPDAIHRAEELVAELVSCQWHEVRRDFDDRMQAAVGEDELRLAWAQLAGSVGRYERMGEPYARSTGDYTVVHMPLAFEAGERTVQVTYRDDGQVAGLWIRPPEE, translated from the coding sequence GTGCCGAAGCACGGACCACTGGCCGAAGTCGGCGAGGCGTTGCGGAAAGTTCGCGCCGCCGAGGCGACGTTGCGGGAAGCCGTGGAAGCGGCCAGGGAGGCCGGGCACACCTGGCAAGAGATCGGCGATCTGCTGGGGACCAGCCGGCAGGCCGCCTTCCAGCGGTTCGGCCGGCCGGTCGATCCGGCGACGGGGGTGTCCATGGTGGAGCTGAACCCGCCCGACGCCATCCACCGCGCCGAAGAGCTCGTGGCGGAGCTCGTCAGTTGTCAGTGGCACGAAGTGCGCCGGGACTTCGACGACCGCATGCAGGCCGCGGTCGGCGAGGACGAGCTGCGGCTCGCCTGGGCTCAGCTGGCCGGGTCGGTCGGACGGTACGAGCGGATGGGGGAGCCGTATGCGCGGTCCACGGGTGACTACACGGTCGTCCACATGCCGCTGGCCTTCGAGGCCGGCGAGCGGACGGTGCAGGTGACTTACCGCGACGACGGCCAGGTAGCCGGGCTGTGGATCCGGCCGCCCGAAGAGTAG
- a CDS encoding serine hydrolase, translating to MKTAIAGVLAVLAPLVAPVAQAAEVPTATHQLEWVVDATGRVPVSDAEVREHVAEALLTAAGGTAGVNGAFARLGPIEVKRIVTEAPDHVAAAVHGPADDYLLDLHVDPAGLIDGLAATPDDPVPASWPEVDAQLAALGARVSFGASEILPDGRCQVVHGVRDDVQRPLGSAFKLYVLGALGKAVAEHKASWSEQLAIRDDWKSLPSGVLQNEPAGTRLPLSAYADKMISISDNTATDHLIHRLGRDAVQRQVIAFGNQRPSANIPFLTTKALFELKATQYPARADAYLALPRWARPAAVAGLERLPLTGLQGWQAPEKIDDIEWFGSPGDICRAFSGLRKENQPEIGHALSLNDGGLGLDRAKFPEVWFKGGSEPGVLTLNYLARTADGRSLVTSVMVSDPVAPLDENHVAARGIAVAKGAVALLAATLRP from the coding sequence ATGAAGACAGCGATAGCGGGCGTGCTCGCGGTCCTGGCGCCGCTGGTGGCCCCGGTGGCGCAGGCCGCCGAAGTACCCACGGCGACGCACCAGCTCGAGTGGGTGGTCGACGCGACCGGGCGAGTCCCGGTGTCCGACGCCGAGGTGCGCGAGCACGTCGCCGAAGCACTGCTGACCGCCGCGGGCGGCACGGCGGGCGTCAACGGCGCGTTCGCCCGGCTCGGCCCGATCGAGGTGAAACGGATCGTCACCGAGGCCCCGGACCACGTGGCGGCCGCGGTCCACGGGCCGGCCGACGACTACCTGCTCGACCTCCACGTCGACCCGGCCGGGCTGATCGACGGGCTGGCGGCGACCCCGGACGATCCGGTGCCGGCGTCCTGGCCGGAGGTCGACGCGCAGCTCGCGGCGCTCGGCGCCCGGGTGTCGTTCGGCGCGTCGGAGATCCTCCCGGACGGGCGTTGCCAGGTCGTGCACGGCGTGCGCGACGACGTGCAGCGGCCGCTGGGTTCGGCCTTCAAGCTCTACGTCCTGGGCGCACTCGGCAAGGCGGTCGCCGAGCACAAAGCGTCGTGGAGCGAGCAACTGGCGATCCGTGACGACTGGAAGAGCCTGCCGTCCGGGGTGCTGCAGAACGAACCGGCCGGCACACGGCTCCCGTTGTCCGCGTACGCCGACAAGATGATCTCGATCAGCGACAACACCGCGACCGACCACCTGATCCACCGGCTCGGCCGGGACGCCGTGCAACGGCAGGTCATCGCGTTCGGCAACCAGCGGCCGTCGGCGAACATCCCGTTCCTGACAACGAAGGCGCTGTTCGAGCTCAAGGCCACGCAGTACCCGGCCCGGGCGGACGCCTACCTGGCGCTGCCCCGTTGGGCGCGGCCCGCGGCGGTCGCCGGGCTGGAACGCCTCCCGCTCACCGGGCTCCAGGGCTGGCAGGCGCCCGAGAAGATCGACGACATCGAGTGGTTCGGTTCGCCGGGCGACATCTGCCGCGCGTTCTCGGGGCTGCGGAAGGAGAACCAGCCGGAGATCGGGCACGCGTTGTCGCTGAACGACGGTGGCCTGGGACTCGACCGGGCGAAGTTCCCGGAGGTCTGGTTCAAGGGCGGCAGCGAACCCGGCGTGCTCACCTTGAACTACCTTGCGCGCACGGCGGACGGCCGTTCGCTGGTCACCAGCGTCATGGTGTCGGACCCGGTCGCGCCGCTGGACGAAAACCACGTCGCGGCCCGGGGAATCGCCGTCGCGAAGGGTGCGGTAGCGCTTCTCGCGGCTACGCTTCGCCCGTGA
- a CDS encoding VOC family protein, with translation MTVRWTLTVDCAEPRVLARFWAVALGYIERPPPAGFARWEDWFSHHGVPESEWDDGAYLSDPEGVLPNLSFLKVPEGKTVKNRLHLDIQAGGGREVPWDTRWERVVEAVARLTAAGATVVREYELDGRPDHFLMADPEGNEFCVL, from the coding sequence GTGACGGTGCGGTGGACTCTGACGGTGGACTGCGCGGAGCCCCGCGTGCTGGCGAGGTTCTGGGCGGTGGCCCTCGGCTATATCGAGCGGCCGCCGCCGGCCGGGTTCGCCCGCTGGGAAGACTGGTTCTCCCACCACGGTGTGCCCGAGTCGGAATGGGACGACGGCGCGTACCTCAGCGATCCCGAAGGCGTGCTGCCGAACCTCAGCTTCCTGAAGGTGCCCGAGGGAAAGACCGTGAAGAACCGCTTGCACCTGGACATCCAGGCCGGCGGCGGGCGGGAGGTTCCGTGGGACACGCGGTGGGAGCGGGTCGTCGAAGCGGTCGCCCGGCTCACCGCGGCGGGCGCGACGGTGGTGCGGGAGTACGAGCTGGACGGCCGCCCGGACCACTTCCTGATGGCCGATCCGGAGGGCAACGAGTTCTGCGTGCTCTGA